The Cylindrospermum stagnale PCC 7417 genome segment CAAGTTATTCAAGATGAATCGGCTATAAAACTTAACTATCATGATTGGCATAAATCAGAAAATCAACAAATAAAAATTGAAAATTTCTTTCAAGTTCATAATAAAATATATTTTGACTTAGACAAAGGTTTTAATGGGCAGATAGATATAATTAAAATTTCAGCTAATAAATACATTTTACTTTTAGCAATATCAGCTATTTGTGCCGATAGGGTATCGCTGCATCATCTCTTACGTGATATCAGTGAAACCTATCATGCTTATTCACAGGAACTAGAACTAGAAGATACGCCTTTACAATATGCAGATATTGCTGCATGGCAAAATGAATTACTTCTGGGAGAAGAAGCGGAAACAGCAAGAGATTATTGGCAGAAGCAAAAAATCTCTAATTTGCAGCTAGGTAAATTACCAAATGAAAAACAGGTCGGCGAACAAAGAATATTTCAACCTCAATCTGTTGGCATAAAATTTGATTCTGATACAGATGCTATAGCGAAAATTAAAAATGTAGATATTTCAAAATTTTTGATGGCTTGTTGGCAAATACTACTGTGGCGCTTAACTAACAAAACTGCAACAGTTTTAGCCTTGTGTTCTGATGGCAGAAATTACGAAGAATTACAGCCGACAGTTGGACTATTAGCAAAATATCTACCTATAAATATTGAACTCCAAGATGATTATATTTTTTCTGATATATTAAAGCAACTAGAACAACAAGTTACTCAAATTAATCAATGGCAAGACTATTTTAATTTAGAAGAATGTTTCGCAGAAGCTAAAAATAGCCAAAAAGTACCATTTTTACCTTTTGCCTTTGAGTTTATATCCCAGCCTAGTAAATATTTTGCTGGTGAAGTATCTTTCTCTATCGAGAAAATATATAGTTGCATTGAGCGTTTTCAGGTAAAACTATTCTGTTGGCATCAAGGTGACTCACTTGCAGCAGAATTATACTATGATGCCAATTTGTTCAATCAAGAAGATATTGAACGCTTGGCGGCACAGTTTCAAACTTTGTTAACCAGTGTAATTAATCATCCAGAAACTGCTATAGCTCAACTAGAAATTCTCTCTTTCAAACAACGCCAGCAATTATTAGTTGAATTTAACAATACTAAAACTACTCCTGCCCCATACCAATGTATTCACCACTGGATTGAAGCCCAGGCAGATAAAACACCAGATAATATTGCAATTGTTTTTGAAGATAAACAGTTAACTTATCAAGAGTTAAATACCAAAGCTAATCAATTAGCTCATTATTTAGTATCCCAAGGAATTAAACCAGAAACAGTTGTTGCTCTTTGCCTGGAACGTTCACTAGATGTGATAATTGGTATTCTTGGTATTCTGAAAACAGGTGCAGCTTACTTACCTTTAGAACCGTCTTTACCCGAAGAAGCATTAGCATTTAGATTGCAGGATGCTCAAGCATCTGTGTTGTTAACCCAAACGTACCTTGTAGACAAAATTAAGCAATTTTCTCTAGTAGCTGAAAAGCAGGTAAAGGTAGTTTGTCTTGACACAGATGTGAGTGATCAACTCACCCAAGATAATATTCTCAGTTTTGCTACTTCAGAAAACTTAGCATATATTATTTACACTTCTGGTTCTACAGGTAAACCCAAAGGAGTTGCAGTAGAACATCGACAACTACTTAACTACGTTAACGGTATTTTAGAAAAACTAGATTTACCAGTTGCTGCCAGTTTTGCCACAGTTTCTACTTTCGCCGCCGACTTAGGTAAAACGGCTATTTTCTCAGCATTGTGTACAGGTGGATGCTTACACATTATTTCTGAAGAATGTGCTAAAGATCCAGTGGCATTTGCTGATTATAATCAACGTTATTCCCTAGACTGTCTGAAAATTGTTCCCTCACACCTATCTGCTTTATTAACAGGCTCCAACCCTGAACAAATTCTACCTCGTCAGCGCCTCATTCTTGGTGGTGAAGCAGCAAGTTGGGAGTTGATTAAACGTGTAAGTGAACTAGCACCAAAATGCAAAATATTTAACCACTATGGGCCAACAGAAACTACTGTTGGCGTACTCACCTATCCTGTAGAACAAGCGTCTACTGATTCGCTATCAAATACAGTTCCTTTGGGACGTCCCTTAGCTAATACAGAAATATATTTACTCGATAACTATTATCAACCTGTACCCTTGGGTGTATCAGGAGAAATCTATATCGGTGGCGATAGTGTGGCTAGAGGTTATTTAAATCAACCGGAATTAACTGCCGAGAGATTTATTCATCATTGTTTGAGTCCAAGACTTTATAAAACAGGAGATTTGGCACGGTATTTACCAGATGGTAATTTAGAATTTTTAGGTCGAATTGATGACCAAGTAAAATTGCATGGTTTCCGCATTGAATTAGGGGAAATTGAAGCTATACTCTGCCAACATCCGCAAGTGCGAGAAGTAGTTGTAGTTGCAAGAGAAGATCGCCCAGGCAAAAAACTGTTGGTAGCTTATATAGTCCCTGAAGAACAAATTGCTAATTTCAAATCTTTTGAACTGCGCGATTTTCTCAAGCAAAAACTGCCTGACTATATGGTGCCTTCACAATTTATTCTCCTGAAGGCTTTACCGCTAACAGCTAACGGCAAAATTGAGCGAAAATCTTTACCAGCACCAGATGCAGTTAAACCAGAGTTACAAGCTACCTTTGTTGCACCGCGCACTCCAGCAGAAGTTGCATTGGCAAAAATCTGGGTAGAACTTCTCGGTTTAGAGCAAGTTAGTATTCACGATAATTTCTTTGAATTGGGTGGAGATTCGATTATTGGCATTCAAGCGATCGCTAAAGCTAATCAAGTTGGTTTACGGCTGACTCCCAAGCAGATTTTTGAATGCCAAACTATTGCTAAACTATCAATAGTTGCTGAGATTACCTCAAAAGTTGAATCAGAACAAGGTTTGGTTATTGGTTCTGTACCTTTAACACCAATTCAGCATAACTTTTTTGGTCAGAATCTACCGGCGATTCATCATTGGAATCAATCATTTTTGCTGGAATTGCAGCAAAAAATAGAGCCAATACTGTTACAGCAAGCAATACATTCTTTATTGGCACATCACGATGCATTACGCTTACGTTTTAAACCGAAAGTTGATGCTTGGGAATCGTTTAATGCTGGTGTTGACCAAGAATTACCATTTACTAAATTTGATTTTTCTGATATAGTTCAAGAGCAGAGACAGGCAGCTATTGAAGCCAAAGCAGCGGAATTACAAGCAAGTTTAGATTTATCAAGTAATCGATTAGTGCAGGTGGCGCTATTTGATTTAGGAACTGACCAAAATAGCCGCCTGTTAATCATCATTCATCATTTAGCTGTTGATGGTGTTTCCTGGCGAATTTTATTATCTGATTTGCAAACAGCCTTAGAGCAACTTCAGCGAAATGAAGAAATAAATCTACCAGCTAAAACAACTTCTTTTAAGCAGTGGGCTGAATGTTTGCAAGATTATGCACACAAGAAAAAGCTGGACTCACAGTTAGATTACTGGTGTTCTAAGTCAAGGAAGCAAGTTTATTCTTTACCAGTAGATTATCTGGGTGGGTTAAATACTCTGTCCACAAGCAAAACTTTGTCAGTCTTATTAAATGAAGCTGAAACAACAGCACTGCTGCAAAAAGTACCCGCCGTTTATCATACTCAAATTAATGATGTATTGTTGACGGCGCTGGCAAAAAGTTTTGCAGAGTGGACAGGGGAACAAAACCTGCTAGTTAATTTAGAGGGACATGGACGGGAAGACATTTTTAGCGATGTTGATTTATCGCGTACAGTCGGCTGGTTTACGACGGTGTTTCCTGTTCTGTTGAATTTAGAAGAAAGTTCCAATGTTGGTGATGCTTTAAAGGCGATTAAAGAACAGCTACGTAGTATCCCAAATCGGGGTTTTGATTATGGTGTATTGCGGTATCTATGCAGCGATTCTGCTATCACTAATAGTTTGGCTGCGATGCCACAAGCTGAAGTTTGTTTCAACTATTTAGGACAATTTGACCAAGTTTTACAAGAGTCTTCTTTATTTACCATAGCCCCAGAATCAAGTGGTGAAACACGTAGCCCTTTAGGAAATCGCCGTCATCTGTTGGAGATTAACGGGTTTGTGACTGGAGGTTGCCTGCAACTTGATTGGATTTATAGTGCGGCAATTTATAAACAATTAACAGTATCAACTCTTGCTCAAAAATTTGTCCAGGCACTGCGAGAGATTATTAGCCATTGTCAATCAACTAATGCCGGAGGCTATACACCTTCTGATTTTTCCAAAGCAAACTTGAGTCAAAAAGAACTAGATAATTTTTTAGCGCAAATCAACCGCAGAAGTGAGAAGAAAGGCCAATGAAAACAGAAAATATTGAAGATATTTATGAACTCACGCCTTTACAGAAGGGTATTCTTTTTCACAGTTTATACAATCCTGAATTAGGACTATATTTTATCCAGATTAGCTATACCCTAGGTGGCAATCTGAATATAGTTGCTTTTGAGCGTGCTTGGCAAACAGTAATATATCGCCACACAGCTTTACGTACTGGCTTCTATTGGGAAGAAATTGACAAACCGCTACAAGTGGTCTACAAGCAGGTAAAAGTACCGCTAGAACAGTATGATTGGCGGGAAATGGATACAGTTGAACAGCAAGAAGCGTTAAGGTCATTTCTGTTAAGCGATCGCAAACAAGGTTTCGATCTTGCTCAAGAATGTTTGATGCGTTTACATTTGATCCGCTTGACTGATAACTCTTATGAATTTATCTGGAGCAAACACCATCTGATTATGGATGGATGGTCAATGCCCATTGTGCTGAAAGACTTTGTGCAAACATACGAAATACTTTGTCGAGAACAAGAAGTTTGTTTGGCACCCAGTCGTCCTTTCCGAGATTACATTGGCTGGTTACAGCAGCAGGATCAAGATCAAGCAGAGGAGTTTTGGCGACAGGCGATGAGGGAAATAAAAGAGCCAACACCTTTAACAAATCTATCGGCTGATAACTTATCCCAGCAAGCAGAAAGGTATGATGAGGAACAAATTAAGCTATCAGCCGCAACCACAGAGGCATTACAGTCTTTAGTATCACAGCATCATCTGACACTCAATACATTAGTTCAGGGAGCTTGGGCGATTCTCCTTGGTCATTACAGTTGCAGAAACAATGTGGTCTATGGTTGCACTGTTTCTGGTCGTCCAGTAGATTTAGCAGGAGCAGATGCGATGGTAGGTGTATTTATCAACACCTTACCCATTCATGTCAAGCTAGATGGCGAACAACTTATCCTGCCTTGGCTTCAACAACTTCAGGCGCAGTTAGTTGATGCACGTCAGTATGAATATAGCCCACTGACAGATATTCAAGGGTGGAGTCAAGTGCAAAGAGGTTTACCCTTGTTTGAGAGTATTTTGGTGTTCGAGAATCAGCCAGTTACTCAGTTTTTACGAAATTGGCAGGGAAATATAGAGATTCAGAGCACTAATCTTTTTTACAAAACAAACTATCCTCTGACTGTAGTGGTGTATCCAGGTTCTGAGTTAGCGATCGCTATTTCCTACGATTTTCGCCGCTTTGATGTGATAACTATCGCCGAAATTCTCAAAGATTTTGAAATATTGCTGCTAAATATAGTCACCAATCCCCACATACGCCTTCAGGACTTACAGTTTCTCAGAGAGAGAGAGCAGATGCTCGCTACGATGCTAGAAAAAGAAGCAACCTTTAATTTTGACTATCTTCTATCTGTTCCTGCTCAAGTCCAAGCCTAAATCAACTAAAGCAATTTGCGACTCAAGTATTATTACCAAGCCAATAGAGGATTTATATGAATATCTTTGAAGCTCGTGAATCAAATGTGAGAAGTTATTGTCGGAGTTTTCCCGCTCTTTTCCATAGAGCAAAAGGTTCTATAATTTACTCTGAGTCAGGAGATGAGTACATAGATTTTCTAGCAGGCGCAGGAGCTTTAAATTATGGACATAACAATGACTACATCAAAAATAAAGTAATTTCTTATTTAGAAGCAGATGCCATTACACATGGTTTAGATTTGCATACATCTGCTAAAGAACAGTTTTTATCAAAATTTTCTGAAGCAGTACTAGACCCTAAAAATTTAGACTATAGAATTCAGTTTTGCGGGCCTACTGGTACTAATGCTGTGGAAGCAGCTTTAAAATTAGCCAAAAAAATCAAAAAAAGACCTGGCATATTCTCATTCATGGGAGCCTATCATGGCATGACATTGGGCAGCTTGGCAATTACTGGAAACCTGGCAATTCGTTCTGGCATATTAGGTACATCAAATAATGTCACATTTATGCCTTATCCCTTTGGTTTTATGGAGACTTTTGACACCATACAGTTCATGGATTCAGTTCTAAATGATGTTAATTCGGGAATTGAAAAGCCTGCCGCCATAATATTTGAAACCGTGCAGGCTGAAGGGGGGGTGATTGTCGCACCAATTGAGTGGATGCAAAAACTTCGAGAACTGTGTGACAAGCATAGTATTTTATTAATTTGTGATGATATTCAGGTTGGTTGTGGCCGCACTGGTTCATTCTTTTCTTTTGAAAGAGCCAATATAGTCCCTGATATGGTCGTGCTTTCAAAATCTATCAGTGGTTACGGTTTTCCCATGGCCTTATTGCTGATTAAACCAGAACTTGATATTTGGGAGCCTGGTGAACACACTGGCACGTTTAGAGGAAATCAACTGGCATTTGTAGGCGGAACTGCTGCTCTAGAATATAGAGAAATTAACAACATAGAGCAAACTGTCAAAGTTAAAGAATCTTTTTTAAAAAATTTCTTGATTAATAAATTAGCGGCAATTTATGATAAAATAAGAATACGTGGACTAGGATTAATTTGGGGTATTGATATTGCCAACTATGAAGATAATAATTTGACAAAAAAAATAACTTCGCGTTGTTTTGAACTGGGACTAATAATTGAGAAAGTTGGCAGAAATGATAATGTCATCAAAATTTTACCACCTTTGACTATTGAAACCCCACTTTTGGAAAAGGGATGTTCAATCATTCAACAAGCTTTTGAAGATTGTTTAGCTTAATTAGTAAATAGCATCGGCTATACAGTAAAATTGCTGAGTATATATGCATATATCATCCATGATGCAAATTTGAATCTCAGAATTATTTAGCAATGCCAATCTTTATTCAGGCTATTTTTGCAGTTG includes the following:
- a CDS encoding non-ribosomal peptide synthetase translates to MQTLSIEGFQISPQQKRLWLLQSETNHQPYRVQGAVVIEGNIQDVILEKAIHNILAKYEILRTNFPTLAGMIVPLQVIQDESAIKLNYHDWHKSENQQIKIENFFQVHNKIYFDLDKGFNGQIDIIKISANKYILLLAISAICADRVSLHHLLRDISETYHAYSQELELEDTPLQYADIAAWQNELLLGEEAETARDYWQKQKISNLQLGKLPNEKQVGEQRIFQPQSVGIKFDSDTDAIAKIKNVDISKFLMACWQILLWRLTNKTATVLALCSDGRNYEELQPTVGLLAKYLPINIELQDDYIFSDILKQLEQQVTQINQWQDYFNLEECFAEAKNSQKVPFLPFAFEFISQPSKYFAGEVSFSIEKIYSCIERFQVKLFCWHQGDSLAAELYYDANLFNQEDIERLAAQFQTLLTSVINHPETAIAQLEILSFKQRQQLLVEFNNTKTTPAPYQCIHHWIEAQADKTPDNIAIVFEDKQLTYQELNTKANQLAHYLVSQGIKPETVVALCLERSLDVIIGILGILKTGAAYLPLEPSLPEEALAFRLQDAQASVLLTQTYLVDKIKQFSLVAEKQVKVVCLDTDVSDQLTQDNILSFATSENLAYIIYTSGSTGKPKGVAVEHRQLLNYVNGILEKLDLPVAASFATVSTFAADLGKTAIFSALCTGGCLHIISEECAKDPVAFADYNQRYSLDCLKIVPSHLSALLTGSNPEQILPRQRLILGGEAASWELIKRVSELAPKCKIFNHYGPTETTVGVLTYPVEQASTDSLSNTVPLGRPLANTEIYLLDNYYQPVPLGVSGEIYIGGDSVARGYLNQPELTAERFIHHCLSPRLYKTGDLARYLPDGNLEFLGRIDDQVKLHGFRIELGEIEAILCQHPQVREVVVVAREDRPGKKLLVAYIVPEEQIANFKSFELRDFLKQKLPDYMVPSQFILLKALPLTANGKIERKSLPAPDAVKPELQATFVAPRTPAEVALAKIWVELLGLEQVSIHDNFFELGGDSIIGIQAIAKANQVGLRLTPKQIFECQTIAKLSIVAEITSKVESEQGLVIGSVPLTPIQHNFFGQNLPAIHHWNQSFLLELQQKIEPILLQQAIHSLLAHHDALRLRFKPKVDAWESFNAGVDQELPFTKFDFSDIVQEQRQAAIEAKAAELQASLDLSSNRLVQVALFDLGTDQNSRLLIIIHHLAVDGVSWRILLSDLQTALEQLQRNEEINLPAKTTSFKQWAECLQDYAHKKKLDSQLDYWCSKSRKQVYSLPVDYLGGLNTLSTSKTLSVLLNEAETTALLQKVPAVYHTQINDVLLTALAKSFAEWTGEQNLLVNLEGHGREDIFSDVDLSRTVGWFTTVFPVLLNLEESSNVGDALKAIKEQLRSIPNRGFDYGVLRYLCSDSAITNSLAAMPQAEVCFNYLGQFDQVLQESSLFTIAPESSGETRSPLGNRRHLLEINGFVTGGCLQLDWIYSAAIYKQLTVSTLAQKFVQALREIISHCQSTNAGGYTPSDFSKANLSQKELDNFLAQINRRSEKKGQ
- a CDS encoding condensation domain-containing protein, with product MKTENIEDIYELTPLQKGILFHSLYNPELGLYFIQISYTLGGNLNIVAFERAWQTVIYRHTALRTGFYWEEIDKPLQVVYKQVKVPLEQYDWREMDTVEQQEALRSFLLSDRKQGFDLAQECLMRLHLIRLTDNSYEFIWSKHHLIMDGWSMPIVLKDFVQTYEILCREQEVCLAPSRPFRDYIGWLQQQDQDQAEEFWRQAMREIKEPTPLTNLSADNLSQQAERYDEEQIKLSAATTEALQSLVSQHHLTLNTLVQGAWAILLGHYSCRNNVVYGCTVSGRPVDLAGADAMVGVFINTLPIHVKLDGEQLILPWLQQLQAQLVDARQYEYSPLTDIQGWSQVQRGLPLFESILVFENQPVTQFLRNWQGNIEIQSTNLFYKTNYPLTVVVYPGSELAIAISYDFRRFDVITIAEILKDFEILLLNIVTNPHIRLQDLQFLREREQMLATMLEKEATFNFDYLLSVPAQVQA
- the ectB gene encoding diaminobutyrate--2-oxoglutarate transaminase, whose amino-acid sequence is MNIFEARESNVRSYCRSFPALFHRAKGSIIYSESGDEYIDFLAGAGALNYGHNNDYIKNKVISYLEADAITHGLDLHTSAKEQFLSKFSEAVLDPKNLDYRIQFCGPTGTNAVEAALKLAKKIKKRPGIFSFMGAYHGMTLGSLAITGNLAIRSGILGTSNNVTFMPYPFGFMETFDTIQFMDSVLNDVNSGIEKPAAIIFETVQAEGGVIVAPIEWMQKLRELCDKHSILLICDDIQVGCGRTGSFFSFERANIVPDMVVLSKSISGYGFPMALLLIKPELDIWEPGEHTGTFRGNQLAFVGGTAALEYREINNIEQTVKVKESFLKNFLINKLAAIYDKIRIRGLGLIWGIDIANYEDNNLTKKITSRCFELGLIIEKVGRNDNVIKILPPLTIETPLLEKGCSIIQQAFEDCLA